One region of Campylobacter concisus genomic DNA includes:
- a CDS encoding nitrous oxide reductase family maturation protein NosD, with amino-acid sequence MRKIFIFALAFLPIFSSANILQDAINNASPGDVIKLGDGIYEGSITINKPLSIVGEGKNAHIKGNGKGTVVKIIASNVTLRNLKISGSGNDLGELDAGIGCDKANNVLVTQNDLSDVLFGIDFKECSSSKITENNITSKKGASLGFRGDAVRLWYSHENLIEGNYVYDSRDMVAWYASHNKFLKNKAIRGRYSLHFMYANQNLVENNEFTGNAVGMFFMYSAASNIKNNLVMDSDGAFGIGIGLKDVSNFTIENNTLIYNARGILLDNSPFQPGSTINFLGNKILHNVVGVYFHATQGTSIFENNDFIGNMDIVANDTPGDKMALNRWSKNYYDEYESFDRDKDGYGDTPFMHLSYADQLWQYYPNLQFFYGSSVFSILNFLAKLAPFSEPVKLLEDSTPRIKPLDASNFNALKAKRG; translated from the coding sequence ATGCGTAAAATTTTTATTTTTGCCCTTGCTTTCTTGCCTATTTTTAGCTCTGCAAATATACTTCAAGATGCAATAAACAACGCTAGCCCTGGCGATGTTATAAAGCTAGGAGACGGTATCTATGAAGGAAGCATAACTATAAATAAGCCGCTTAGTATCGTTGGTGAGGGCAAAAATGCTCACATAAAAGGAAATGGTAAAGGCACAGTCGTAAAGATTATTGCCTCAAATGTTACGCTTAGAAATTTAAAGATAAGTGGTAGCGGAAATGACCTTGGTGAGCTAGATGCTGGCATTGGCTGTGATAAAGCAAATAATGTCTTGGTTACGCAAAATGACTTGAGTGATGTGCTTTTTGGGATTGATTTTAAAGAGTGCAGTAGCTCAAAGATCACTGAAAATAACATCACTTCTAAAAAAGGGGCCAGTCTTGGCTTTAGAGGTGATGCGGTTAGACTCTGGTATAGCCATGAAAATTTAATCGAGGGCAATTATGTTTATGATAGCCGCGATATGGTTGCATGGTATGCAAGTCACAATAAATTTTTAAAAAATAAAGCGATTCGCGGTAGATACTCGCTTCACTTTATGTATGCAAATCAAAATTTAGTAGAAAATAACGAATTTACTGGTAATGCGGTTGGTATGTTTTTTATGTACTCAGCTGCCTCAAATATAAAAAATAATCTTGTTATGGATAGTGATGGCGCTTTTGGTATTGGCATTGGTCTAAAAGATGTCTCAAATTTTACTATCGAAAATAATACGCTTATCTATAATGCGAGAGGAATTTTGCTTGATAACTCGCCTTTTCAGCCAGGCTCAACGATAAATTTCTTAGGCAATAAAATTTTACACAACGTAGTTGGCGTATATTTTCACGCTACTCAGGGGACAAGCATATTTGAAAATAATGATTTTATAGGCAATATGGATATCGTTGCAAACGATACTCCAGGTGATAAAATGGCATTAAATCGGTGGAGTAAAAATTATTATGATGAGTATGAGAGCTTTGATAGAGATAAAGATGGCTATGGCGATACGCCGTTTATGCATCTATCGTATGCCGATCAGCTTTGGCAGTATTATCCGAATTTGCAGTTTTTCTATGGTTCAAGTGTCTTTAGTATCTTAAATTTTTTAGCCAAACTCGCGCCATTTTCTGAGCCAGTAAAGCTACTTGAAGATAGCACGCCAAGGATAAAACCACTTGATGCTTCAAATTTTAACGCGTTAAAGGCAAAACGTGGATAG
- the tkt gene encoding transketolase, with protein MLKKQADTIRFLCADMVQNANSGHPGAPMGLADIMVVLSNFLKHNPKNPKWLNRDRLVFSGGHASSLVYSFLHLSGYDLSLDELKNFRQLGSNTPGHPEIHTPGVEVATGPLGQGIANAVGLAMAEKYAANVLNEPDNKIIDHKIYCLCGDGDLEEGISYEACSVAGNLRLDNLVLIYDSNNITIEGDTAIAFSEDVKARFEAQGWEVARIDGHDYDQIEFALEQANEKESPYLIIANTRIARGAMELEGSHHSHGAPLGEEIIKKAKAAAGFDPEKKFAIDEDVLLRFRGAVEKGDLEEAMWNKKVEALSIEGKNLLNSLLNPDFSKIEFPDFSDKKLATRDTNHVILNEIAKKLPGFIGGSADLAPSNKTELKGMGDFPNGKNIHYGIREHAMAAINNGIARYGLFLPFSATFFIFSDYLKPSARIAALMAIKHFFVFTHDSIGVGEDGPTHQPIEQLSTFRAMPNFYTFRPADGNENAASWKVALNLNAPSAFVLSRQGLDPLAKGEFGEVSNGAYLLSSSKDAKITFIASGSEVSLCVKAAEILGEQGIGANIVSAPCFDLLCEQPDEYVAKILDKNTTIIAVEAATGFEWYKFADAVYGMNSFGASGKANELFDHFGFTPQKLANFASELI; from the coding sequence ATGCTAAAAAAACAAGCCGATACTATAAGATTTTTGTGCGCTGACATGGTGCAAAACGCTAACAGCGGACACCCAGGCGCACCTATGGGTCTAGCTGATATTATGGTGGTTTTAAGCAACTTTTTAAAACACAATCCAAAAAATCCAAAATGGCTAAATAGAGATAGGCTCGTTTTTAGCGGTGGTCACGCTTCAAGTTTGGTTTATAGCTTCTTGCACCTAAGCGGCTACGATTTAAGCCTTGATGAGCTTAAAAATTTTCGACAACTTGGCTCAAACACTCCAGGACACCCAGAAATTCACACTCCAGGCGTTGAGGTTGCTACTGGCCCACTTGGCCAAGGTATAGCAAATGCAGTTGGCCTAGCTATGGCAGAAAAATACGCTGCAAACGTGCTAAATGAACCAGACAATAAAATAATCGATCATAAAATTTACTGCCTTTGCGGCGACGGCGATCTTGAAGAGGGTATAAGCTACGAGGCATGTTCGGTAGCCGGAAATTTAAGACTAGATAACCTTGTGCTCATTTACGACTCAAATAACATTACGATCGAGGGCGACACGGCGATAGCTTTTAGTGAGGATGTAAAAGCGAGGTTTGAGGCGCAGGGCTGGGAGGTCGCGCGTATCGATGGACACGATTATGACCAGATCGAATTTGCACTAGAGCAGGCAAACGAGAAAGAGTCGCCATATCTTATCATCGCAAATACACGCATAGCACGTGGTGCAATGGAGCTTGAAGGCAGCCACCACAGCCACGGCGCCCCACTTGGCGAAGAGATCATCAAAAAGGCAAAGGCTGCAGCTGGTTTTGATCCCGAGAAGAAATTTGCCATTGACGAGGACGTGCTTTTAAGGTTTAGAGGCGCAGTTGAAAAGGGCGATCTTGAAGAAGCGATGTGGAACAAAAAGGTTGAGGCACTAAGCATTGAAGGCAAAAATTTACTAAACTCGCTTCTTAATCCAGACTTTAGTAAGATCGAATTCCCTGACTTTAGCGACAAAAAGCTAGCCACAAGAGATACAAACCATGTCATTTTAAATGAGATAGCTAAAAAACTACCTGGCTTTATCGGCGGTAGCGCTGACTTAGCTCCTTCAAATAAGACTGAGCTAAAGGGTATGGGCGACTTTCCAAATGGCAAAAATATCCACTACGGCATCAGAGAGCACGCTATGGCGGCCATCAACAACGGTATCGCCAGATATGGCCTTTTCTTGCCATTTTCAGCGACATTTTTCATCTTCAGCGACTATCTAAAGCCAAGTGCGAGGATAGCAGCGCTAATGGCCATAAAACACTTTTTTGTCTTCACGCACGATAGTATCGGCGTTGGCGAAGATGGTCCGACGCACCAGCCTATCGAACAGCTTAGCACATTTAGAGCGATGCCAAATTTCTACACTTTCCGCCCAGCTGATGGCAACGAAAATGCAGCTAGCTGGAAAGTGGCTCTAAATTTAAACGCTCCAAGTGCCTTTGTGCTTAGCCGTCAAGGGCTTGATCCACTTGCAAAAGGCGAATTTGGAGAGGTGAGTAACGGCGCATATCTTTTAAGCTCGTCAAAAGATGCGAAGATCACATTTATAGCAAGCGGTAGCGAGGTCTCACTCTGTGTAAAAGCAGCTGAAATTCTTGGCGAACAAGGCATTGGTGCAAACATCGTGTCAGCTCCTTGTTTTGACCTACTTTGCGAGCAGCCAGATGAATACGTGGCTAAAATTTTAGATAAAAATACAACCATCATCGCAGTTGAAGCTGCAACTGGCTTTGAGTGGTATAAATTTGCCGACGCGGTTTATGGCATGAACAGCTTTGGTGCCAGCGGCAAGGCAAATGAGCTATTTGATCACTTCGGATTTACTCCGCAAAAGCTTGCAAATTTTGCTAGCGAACTTATATAA
- a CDS encoding 4Fe-4S dicluster domain-containing protein, translated as MDRRKFIILGSVAAAAGYGIGKILPKSSGDKLYLRPPGAVDDFDDLCVKCGQCVQVCPYHSISLLDIKDGYSNGTAYIDPKKRGCYLCDLFPCVLACPSGALDHATKVVDDVKMGVAVLSNANACMCLKREKLSEDSVEDLLVRKVYNDREEAEKDKIKGKIGQICDLCVSICPVGDSAIVMSEANLPLIKHGCVGCGVCAEVCPVKIINIAPKMSYDEIYKEKE; from the coding sequence GTGGATAGAAGAAAATTTATAATCTTAGGCTCAGTCGCAGCTGCCGCAGGATATGGCATAGGTAAAATTTTGCCAAAAAGTAGCGGCGATAAACTCTATCTTAGACCACCAGGCGCGGTTGATGACTTTGATGATCTTTGTGTTAAATGTGGTCAGTGTGTGCAGGTATGCCCTTATCACAGTATAAGTTTGCTTGATATAAAAGATGGATATTCAAATGGTACAGCATACATCGATCCTAAAAAGAGAGGTTGCTATTTATGTGATCTTTTCCCATGTGTGCTCGCCTGTCCAAGTGGTGCGTTAGATCATGCTACAAAAGTTGTTGATGATGTGAAAATGGGCGTTGCTGTCTTGAGTAATGCAAATGCCTGTATGTGCCTAAAAAGAGAAAAGCTAAGCGAAGATAGCGTTGAAGATTTGCTTGTTCGCAAAGTTTATAACGATAGAGAAGAGGCAGAAAAAGATAAGATAAAAGGCAAAATCGGTCAAATTTGTGACCTTTGTGTCAGTATTTGCCCAGTTGGCGATAGTGCAATAGTAATGAGTGAAGCAAATTTACCACTCATAAAGCATGGCTGTGTTGGGTGTGGGGTGTGTGCTGAGGTTTGTCCTGTAAAAATTATAAATATTGCCCCAAAAATGAGTTATGATGAAATTTATAAGGAGAAAGAATGA
- a CDS encoding DUF493 domain-containing protein: MASICDLNNKKAKIDYPTHWEYKIIFDADVNAEEKVKEIVKDREFKLVFSKFSKDKKYASYDLAVLVLSEEERLEIFSVLKHEAKYVL, from the coding sequence GTGGCGAGTATATGCGATCTAAATAACAAAAAAGCAAAAATTGATTACCCAACACATTGGGAATATAAAATAATATTTGATGCAGATGTCAATGCAGAAGAAAAGGTAAAAGAGATAGTAAAAGATAGAGAATTTAAGCTAGTCTTTTCAAAATTTAGCAAAGATAAAAAGTACGCAAGCTATGACCTAGCCGTACTAGTTTTGAGCGAAGAAGAGAGGCTAGAGATATTTTCAGTACTAAAACACGAAGCAAAATACGTTTTATAA
- the nosZ gene encoding Sec-dependent nitrous-oxide reductase codes for MQKLFCVASAALLGLSLTTACAASSDLEKVMKERGLSEKDVLAAAKTYQPSGKKDDFIVFSSGGQSGQVLVYGVPSMRIYKYIGVFTPEPWQGYGYDDESKAVLKQGNIRGKEITWGDTHHPNFSEKNGEYVGDYLFINDKANPRIAVINLHDFETTQIVVNPIMKSEHGGSFITPNSEYVIEASQYAAPLDNNYHSIDDYEAVYRGAVTFWKFDYPKGKIDEKESFSLELPPYWQDLSDAGKGESYGWGFTNSINTEMYTGGIEKGLPPFEAGASRNDTDFLHVYNWKILEKLAQDKKNYKVINGHKVVTIDAAVKAGALFLIPESKSPHGCDVSPDGRYIIIGGKLDTHTSVYDFRKIKELIDKKEYAGTDPYGIPILDREKSMHGQVELGLGPLHTSFDSQDGVLYTSLYVDSQIVKWDYKNLKVLDKINVHYNIGHLDTMEGKSAKPVGKYAIALDKLSIDRFSPVGPLHPQNHQLIDITGAKMDLIYDMPIPLGEPHDVVSIAASKLSPALTYNMGTNSRTGEASPYATLAGQERVERNGKNVTVYATMIRSHINPEHIEVNKGDNVTIHLTNLERAQDETHGFGIDLYNIHASLEPGKTASVNFVADMEGVFPYYCTEFCSALHLEMMGYLLVKDPSKKYESAKNNKLKTLSPEALKAEYDKVIATNKATDDVIQEVVKYLKEKHYEKYPKVKALVDDALDQYGHIKEVKAKADEAYKKGDVNGAILWEYQVWQYMVKTADVGLRAKNNLAKEIATPMSPAAAKGEEAYLKGGCNGCHVIGQVSSGPDLTGVLLRHENGEKWVAEFIKDPAKFYNDDYIKSMIDYFNLRMPNQHMSDEEIKNIIEYLKWVDENAGM; via the coding sequence ATGCAAAAGTTATTTTGTGTCGCAAGTGCTGCGTTGCTTGGGCTATCTTTAACGACTGCTTGTGCTGCTAGTAGTGACCTTGAAAAAGTCATGAAAGAGCGTGGGCTAAGCGAAAAAGATGTTCTTGCCGCTGCTAAAACTTATCAGCCTAGCGGTAAAAAAGATGATTTCATCGTCTTTTCATCTGGCGGGCAAAGCGGTCAAGTGCTAGTTTATGGCGTTCCGTCGATGAGAATTTATAAATACATCGGCGTTTTCACACCAGAGCCTTGGCAAGGATATGGCTATGACGATGAGTCAAAAGCTGTTTTAAAACAAGGCAACATCAGAGGCAAAGAGATAACATGGGGCGATACACACCACCCAAATTTCAGTGAGAAAAATGGTGAGTATGTTGGTGATTATCTATTTATCAACGATAAGGCTAACCCAAGAATCGCAGTTATAAATTTGCATGACTTTGAGACAACTCAAATCGTTGTAAACCCTATCATGAAGAGTGAGCACGGCGGTAGCTTCATCACTCCAAATAGCGAGTATGTTATCGAAGCTAGCCAATATGCAGCTCCACTTGATAACAACTATCACTCAATAGACGACTATGAAGCAGTCTATAGAGGTGCTGTAACATTTTGGAAATTTGACTATCCAAAAGGTAAGATCGACGAGAAAGAGTCATTTTCTCTTGAGCTTCCACCATACTGGCAAGATCTAAGTGATGCTGGTAAAGGCGAGAGCTACGGCTGGGGCTTTACAAACTCAATAAATACTGAGATGTATACTGGCGGTATCGAAAAAGGTCTTCCTCCATTTGAAGCAGGCGCAAGTAGAAATGACACTGACTTCTTACACGTTTATAACTGGAAAATTTTAGAAAAACTCGCACAAGACAAGAAAAACTACAAAGTTATAAATGGCCACAAGGTAGTTACAATAGACGCTGCTGTAAAAGCTGGTGCGCTATTTTTGATCCCAGAGTCAAAGAGCCCACACGGTTGTGACGTAAGCCCAGATGGTAGATACATAATTATTGGCGGTAAGCTTGATACTCACACATCAGTTTATGACTTTAGAAAGATCAAAGAGCTAATCGACAAAAAAGAGTATGCTGGCACTGACCCATACGGAATTCCTATCTTAGATAGAGAAAAGTCAATGCACGGACAAGTCGAACTTGGCCTTGGACCACTGCATACATCATTTGACTCACAAGATGGCGTACTTTATACTTCACTTTACGTTGATAGTCAAATCGTAAAATGGGACTATAAAAATTTAAAAGTGCTTGATAAGATAAATGTTCACTACAATATCGGCCACCTTGATACAATGGAAGGCAAATCAGCAAAACCAGTTGGCAAATATGCAATCGCTCTTGATAAACTTTCAATCGATCGCTTTAGCCCAGTTGGCCCACTTCATCCACAAAATCACCAGCTAATAGACATCACTGGTGCAAAAATGGATCTAATCTATGATATGCCAATACCACTTGGCGAGCCACACGATGTTGTTTCAATAGCTGCTAGTAAACTAAGTCCAGCGCTTACCTACAACATGGGTACAAACTCAAGAACAGGCGAGGCTAGCCCATATGCAACTCTAGCTGGTCAAGAAAGAGTTGAAAGAAACGGCAAAAATGTAACTGTCTATGCGACAATGATCAGAAGCCATATCAACCCAGAGCACATTGAGGTAAATAAAGGTGATAATGTAACAATTCACTTAACAAACCTAGAGCGCGCTCAAGACGAGACTCACGGCTTTGGCATCGACCTTTACAACATTCACGCTTCACTAGAGCCTGGCAAAACTGCTTCAGTAAATTTCGTAGCTGATATGGAAGGTGTCTTCCCATACTACTGCACCGAGTTTTGCTCAGCGCTTCACCTAGAGATGATGGGTTATTTACTTGTTAAAGATCCAAGTAAAAAATATGAATCTGCAAAAAATAACAAGCTAAAAACTCTAAGCCCAGAAGCTTTAAAAGCCGAATACGACAAAGTAATCGCAACTAATAAGGCAACTGACGATGTTATCCAAGAGGTTGTTAAATACCTAAAAGAGAAACATTATGAGAAATATCCAAAGGTAAAAGCTTTAGTTGATGACGCACTTGATCAATATGGTCACATCAAAGAGGTAAAAGCTAAAGCTGACGAAGCTTATAAAAAAGGCGACGTAAACGGCGCTATCCTTTGGGAGTACCAAGTATGGCAATACATGGTTAAAACAGCTGACGTTGGCTTAAGAGCTAAAAATAACCTAGCTAAAGAGATCGCAACTCCGATGAGCCCAGCTGCTGCAAAAGGTGAAGAGGCTTATCTAAAAGGCGGTTGTAATGGTTGCCACGTTATCGGTCAAGTAAGCTCAGGTCCAGACCTAACAGGCGTTTTACTAAGACATGAAAATGGCGAAAAATGGGTAGCAGAATTTATCAAAGATCCTGCTAAGTTCTATAATGACGACTACATTAAATCAATGATTGATTACTTTAACCTTAGAATGCCAAATCAGCATATGAGTGATGAAGAGATCAAAAATATCATCGAATACCTAAAATGGGTAGATGAAAACGCTGGTATGTAG
- a CDS encoding c-type cytochrome, producing MKVGKIITIILAVAICGIMVFMLSQTPPKKEKVATNAQPKVEQNFTKEQPKSSEEFASEDELKKVKELSLSVAKVHNEGVSKQYLTTCAPCHGANAKGVVAPDITHLSKDELLKKLADYKAGKVQNSLMKGLLTNVSDSELESLADEISKFKK from the coding sequence ATGAAAGTAGGAAAGATTATAACCATTATTTTAGCAGTAGCAATTTGCGGTATCATGGTGTTTATGTTAAGCCAGACTCCGCCTAAAAAGGAAAAAGTAGCAACTAATGCTCAGCCAAAAGTAGAGCAAAATTTTACAAAAGAACAGCCAAAGTCTAGTGAAGAATTTGCCAGCGAAGATGAGCTAAAAAAGGTAAAAGAGCTAAGTCTAAGTGTGGCTAAAGTACACAATGAAGGCGTTAGCAAACAGTATCTAACAACTTGTGCTCCGTGTCATGGTGCAAATGCAAAAGGCGTCGTAGCTCCTGATATAACGCATCTAAGTAAGGATGAATTACTTAAAAAGCTGGCTGATTATAAAGCTGGCAAAGTGCAAAACTCACTTATGAAAGGGCTACTTACAAATGTTAGTGATAGCGAGCTTGAAAGCCTTGCAGATGAAATTTCTAAATTTAAAAAGTAA
- a CDS encoding undecaprenyl-diphosphate phosphatase encodes MEISHVIVLALVQGISEFLPISSSAHLILVPKLLGWPDQGLAFDVAVHVGTLSAILFYFKDTIFKLLRDFFASIAQRKMVGDSLLVWCVGFATIPVGIFGLLFNNIIEEYARSGVVIAITTIVFGIALYFADLRSTNKSEYEMTIKFALIIGLAQAVALIPGVSRSGITMTAALFLGFSHKGSANFSFLMSIPVIILAGGLESIKLIKDPNALPWSDIALGVIISAVSAYLCVKLFMGIISRIRMLPFVIYRLILGAFLLYLFL; translated from the coding sequence ATGGAAATTTCTCACGTTATTGTTTTGGCCTTGGTGCAAGGTATAAGCGAATTTTTGCCGATATCTAGCTCGGCTCATCTTATCTTGGTGCCAAAGCTACTTGGCTGGCCAGATCAAGGTCTTGCTTTTGACGTGGCAGTGCACGTTGGTACGCTAAGTGCGATACTTTTTTATTTTAAAGATACGATTTTTAAGCTACTTCGTGACTTTTTTGCCTCAATCGCACAAAGAAAGATGGTGGGCGATAGCTTGCTTGTCTGGTGCGTGGGATTTGCTACCATTCCAGTTGGGATCTTTGGGCTTTTATTTAACAACATTATCGAAGAATACGCAAGAAGTGGCGTTGTGATCGCTATTACTACGATCGTCTTTGGCATAGCACTTTACTTTGCTGATCTTCGCTCGACAAATAAAAGCGAATATGAAATGACCATAAAATTTGCACTTATTATCGGCCTTGCCCAGGCCGTAGCGCTCATTCCTGGCGTCTCAAGATCAGGCATAACGATGACGGCAGCCTTATTTTTAGGTTTTAGCCACAAGGGAAGTGCGAATTTCTCATTTTTGATGTCGATCCCAGTCATCATCCTAGCCGGCGGACTTGAGAGCATCAAGCTTATAAAAGATCCAAACGCTTTGCCATGGAGCGACATCGCCCTTGGTGTCATTATAAGTGCAGTTAGCGCTTATCTTTGCGTTAAGCTATTTATGGGTATCATCTCAAGGATCAGGATGCTGCCCTTTGTCATCTACCGCTTGATCTTGGGAGCATTTTTACTTTATCTATTTTTGTGA
- the moaC gene encoding cyclic pyranopterin monophosphate synthase MoaC has product MMLTHLDEKDRPKMVDVSPKDPTKRVATASGIIKMSKEAFRAIKENTGKKGPVIQTAVVAAIMGAKKTSELIPMCHPLAILGVDCDIEELSEICAFKLYVSVKIEGKTGVEMEALTGVSVGLLTIYDMVKAIDKSMEISNIVLESKTGGKSGEYMRSK; this is encoded by the coding sequence ATAATGCTAACACATTTAGATGAGAAAGATCGTCCAAAAATGGTTGATGTAAGCCCAAAAGATCCTACAAAAAGAGTAGCAACTGCTAGCGGGATCATCAAGATGAGCAAAGAGGCTTTTAGAGCGATCAAAGAAAATACCGGCAAAAAAGGTCCGGTCATCCAAACAGCCGTTGTCGCTGCGATAATGGGTGCGAAAAAGACAAGCGAACTAATTCCGATGTGCCATCCACTAGCTATTTTAGGTGTGGATTGTGATATCGAAGAGCTATCTGAAATTTGTGCTTTTAAGCTTTATGTGAGTGTAAAAATAGAAGGTAAAACGGGCGTTGAGATGGAGGCATTAACTGGCGTTAGTGTGGGGCTTTTAACGATTTATGATATGGTAAAAGCTATAGATAAAAGCATGGAAATAAGTAATATCGTATTAGAGAGTAAGACAGGAGGAAAAAGTGGCGAGTATATGCGATCTAAATAA
- a CDS encoding c-type cytochrome: MRLIMSLVAAALLFVGCEKSDDKAQKAASEQPINVATSASIKVEKKENNQSTNKQNDFIKYDMHGEKSVKFGLEDNNVSRQIGALVMVRTPLQTINLRLIKGRLSKNFITKCSACHDDYANGIIGPSLLTKSENEIYTMINAYKNKEKVNVLMRDLVKKMDDSEIRNLAKEISDFNTQFRSK, translated from the coding sequence ATGAGATTAATAATGTCTTTAGTGGCTGCTGCTTTGCTATTTGTCGGCTGTGAAAAGAGCGATGACAAAGCGCAAAAAGCAGCTAGCGAGCAACCAATAAATGTAGCCACGAGTGCTAGCATAAAGGTTGAAAAAAAAGAAAATAATCAAAGTACAAATAAACAAAATGATTTCATAAAATACGATATGCACGGCGAAAAGAGCGTAAAATTTGGACTTGAAGATAATAACGTAAGCCGTCAAATCGGTGCTTTAGTAATGGTAAGAACCCCTCTTCAAACTATAAATTTAAGACTTATAAAGGGCAGACTTAGCAAAAATTTCATTACAAAATGTTCAGCTTGTCACGATGATTACGCAAATGGCATCATCGGGCCATCACTTTTAACAAAAAGTGAAAATGAAATTTATACAATGATAAATGCTTATAAAAATAAAGAAAAAGTCAATGTTTTAATGCGAGACCTTGTTAAAAAAATGGATGATAGTGAAATCAGAAATTTAGCTAAAGAAATCAGTGATTTTAATACACAATTTAGGAGCAAATAA
- a CDS encoding cytochrome C, which produces MSKYKIYTIVALVLMTVCFTLPVLGWHGAKERIADGDELPSYTYGIYNLYSSFQYKNHLLSKDVASDLHKMIEQKAEIGTPSFPIWYVSLEAPNYPKSAFPDGIPVYFHVDGYSGDVHEMNTINHYIGMYPMEHGGNLERAIAPYYLLISMLCMLAFLYYNGKFNSLLMVPTIIAPVLFMSAFAGWLYWYGHNMQEWGAFKIKPFMPTVLGDGSVAQFTTHSYPSIGFWVMIAMSAFCILAVFSKKKELNA; this is translated from the coding sequence ATGAGTAAATATAAAATTTATACCATTGTTGCACTTGTCTTAATGACTGTTTGTTTTACTTTGCCTGTTCTTGGTTGGCACGGAGCAAAAGAGCGTATAGCTGATGGTGATGAACTACCATCTTATACTTACGGTATCTATAATCTTTATAGCTCATTTCAGTATAAAAATCACCTTTTATCAAAAGATGTAGCAAGCGATCTTCATAAGATGATCGAGCAAAAAGCAGAGATTGGTACGCCATCTTTTCCTATCTGGTACGTCTCTCTTGAAGCTCCAAATTATCCAAAATCAGCCTTTCCTGATGGAATTCCTGTATATTTTCACGTAGATGGATATAGTGGCGACGTACATGAGATGAATACGATAAATCACTATATCGGTATGTATCCTATGGAGCATGGTGGAAATTTAGAGCGAGCGATAGCGCCTTATTATTTGCTTATTTCAATGCTTTGTATGCTTGCATTTTTATATTACAACGGCAAATTTAACTCGCTTCTTATGGTTCCAACCATTATCGCGCCTGTGCTATTTATGAGTGCATTTGCAGGATGGCTTTACTGGTATGGACACAATATGCAAGAGTGGGGTGCATTTAAGATTAAACCATTTATGCCAACAGTTTTAGGCGATGGTAGCGTTGCGCAATTTACAACGCACTCTTATCCAAGTATCGGATTTTGGGTTATGATCGCTATGAGTGCATTTTGCATACTTGCAGTATTTTCAAAGAAAAAAGAGCTAAATGCGTAA
- a CDS encoding ATP-dependent protease, with amino-acid sequence MRFLLCISLFLITAFAQQLGCFINESNQSIVFIKDGQIKNLDLKDTIYKNQECGNDGESFYIANLNNEIIEVANERNFLFAMPNVGCKISQIVAIKNKIYVACDMANEVSIGVFDKNLNKLLTKNYKDVYKISSLLPIDDELFFTSFNGKAFLLDKELNLKEKKRVGFAPLSACKFKGNDILLGFRDGEILDFKTGIKKQVLKSKISALACMEDEIFIGDGDGVVYKFDKDLKLKGQKALFNNEIKRIFIDKGVLNGVNLDNEIKSLEINSF; translated from the coding sequence ATGAGATTTCTGCTTTGTATAAGTTTGTTTTTGATAACAGCTTTTGCCCAGCAATTAGGCTGCTTTATTAATGAAAGCAATCAAAGCATCGTTTTTATAAAAGATGGACAGATTAAAAATTTGGATCTAAAAGATACGATTTATAAAAATCAAGAATGCGGAAATGATGGAGAATCCTTTTATATCGCAAATTTAAACAATGAGATTATTGAAGTGGCAAATGAGAGAAATTTCTTATTTGCTATGCCAAATGTTGGCTGTAAAATTTCACAAATTGTGGCAATTAAAAATAAAATTTACGTAGCTTGCGATATGGCAAATGAAGTCAGCATAGGCGTTTTTGATAAAAATCTAAATAAACTTTTAACTAAAAATTATAAAGATGTTTATAAAATTTCAAGCCTTTTGCCAATTGATGACGAGCTATTTTTTACAAGCTTTAATGGCAAAGCATTTTTGCTTGATAAAGAGCTTAATTTAAAAGAGAAAAAGCGTGTTGGCTTTGCTCCACTTAGTGCCTGTAAATTTAAAGGGAATGATATTTTGCTTGGCTTTAGAGATGGAGAAATTTTAGATTTTAAAACTGGAATCAAAAAGCAAGTTTTAAAATCTAAAATTTCAGCTCTTGCGTGTATGGAGGATGAAATTTTTATAGGCGATGGGGATGGGGTAGTCTATAAATTTGACAAAGATCTTAAGTTAAAAGGACAAAAGGCTCTTTTTAATAATGAGATAAAAAGAATTTTTATAGATAAAGGCGTCCTAAATGGCGTAAATTTAGACAATGAGATAAAGAGTTTAGAGATAAATTCATTTTAA